A single Phragmites australis chromosome 4, lpPhrAust1.1, whole genome shotgun sequence DNA region contains:
- the LOC133916583 gene encoding probable receptor-like serine/threonine-protein kinase At4g34500, with translation MDGAGTSLLGLPVPAAGAAAAALIVLLVFAAAAAAAFFARRRGAKPTSLSRVEHAPSSGSGSSRPASTSARKVKADAEAAEAGAGAGASSSDVASSSAAASSLESPARKKVEIRVGGAPGVEMGWGRWYELAELEAATGGFHKENVVGEGGYGTVYRGVLDGGEVVAVKDLFDHKGQAEKEFKVEVETIGKVRHKHLVGLIGYCAEGPKRMLVYEFVENGNLEQWLHGDVGPVSPLTWEIRMKIAVGTAKGIAYLHEGLEPKVVHRDIKSSNILLDKKWNPKVSDFGMAKVLGSGSSYVTTRVMGTFGYVAPEYASTGMLNESSDIYSFGVLMMELITGRSPVDYNRPAGEVNLVEWFKGMVGSRRVEDLVDPRIEAPPPPRALNKVLLVCLRCIDSDAHKRPKMGQIVHMLEGDEFPFRTEHRSPRASHRTSTGTRPSLLSENVGTDDSDKSMWR, from the exons ATGGACGGCGCCGGGACCTCCCTCCTCGGCTTGCCAGTTCCCGCcgctggcgccgccgccgccgctctcatcgtcctcctcgtcttcgcggcggccgcggccgccgcgttCTTCGCGCGCCGGCGGGGCGCCAAACCGACCTCTCTTTCGCGCGTCGAGCACGCGCCCTCCTCCGGCTCCGGATCCTCCCGTCCGGCGTCGACGTCCGCGCGCAAGGTCAAGGCCGACGCGGAGGCCGCCGaggccggcgcgggcgcgggcgcgagCTCCTCCGACGTGGCCAGCTCGTCCGCGGCCGCGAGCTCGCTGGAGTCGCCggcgaggaagaaggtggaAATACGGGTCGGCGGGGCCCCGGGGGTGGAGATGGGGTGGGGGAGGTGGTACGAGCTGGCGGAGCTGGAGGCCGCCACGGGCGGGTTCCACAAGGAGAACGTGGTCGGGGAAGGAGGATACGGCACGGTATACCGCGGCGTGCTcgacggcggcgaggtggtCGCGGTCAAGGACTTGTTTGATCACAA GGGTCAGGCTGAGAAGGAATTCAAGGTGGAGGTTGAAACCATCGGCAAAGTGAGGCACAAGCACCTTGTGGGCCTCATCGGGTACTGCGCAGAAGGGCCTAAACG GATGCTCGTGTATGAGTTCGTCGAAAATGGCAACTTGGAGCAGTGGCTGCATGGCGACGTCGGGCCTGTCAGCCCGTTGACGTGGGAAATACGGATGAAGATCGCCGTCGGAACAGCCAAAGG CATAGCGTACCTGCACGAAGGCCTGGAGCCGAAAGTGGTGCACCGAGACATCAAGTCCAGCAACATCCTTCTGGACAAGAAATGGAACCCCAAGGTGTCCGACTTCGGAATGGCcaaggtcctgggctccggcTCCAGCTACGTGACCACCCGTGTGATGGGCACATTCGG GTACGTGGCTCCCGAGTACGCGTCCACGGGCATGCTGAACGAGAGCAGCGACATCTACAGCTTCGGCGTGCTGATGATGGAGCTCATCACCGGGCGGAGCCCCGTGGACTACAACAGACCCGCCGGCGAGGTGAACCTGGTGGAGTGGTTCAAGGGGATGGTGGGGAGCCGGCGCGTGGAGGACCTGGTGGACCCGCGCAtcgaggcgccgccgccgccgcgggcgcTGAACAAGGTGCTGCTGGTCTGCCTCCGGTGCATCGACTCCGACGCGCACAAACGGCCCAAGATGGGGCAGATCGTGCACATGCTCGAGGGCGACGAGTTCCCCTTCCGAACG GAGCACCGCTCGCCGCGGGCGTCTCACAGGACGTCGACGGGGACGCGGCCGTCGCTTCTGTCCGAAAACGTCGGGACCGATGACTCGGACAAGTCGATGTGGAGATGA